AACCAGGGCGCAAGGACAGGCCACGATAAGCAAGGTTATGGCTGTATAGATATTGAGAGTCAGGACAAACACTATAACGCTGATGGCCAGGACCAGAGGGATAAAATATTTGGCATAGCGGTCCGCCACCCGCTGGATAGGCGCCTTCTGCGATTCGGCTTCCAGAATCAGCCGCTTAATCAGGGCGAATTTGGTGTCGTCTCCGGTCTTGGTGGCCTTCATCTCAAAGGCATTGCCTTCGTTAATAGTGCCACTGTAAACCGTATCGGATTGTTTTCCGCCAGAGGCGGATCCGCCGTTATCTTTGGCGGACTTCTCCACCGGCAGCGATTCGCCGGTCAGCATTGATTCATTAAGCGTGCCCTGGCCTTTGACAATGACGCCGTCTACCGGGATTCTGGCGCCCGGCTTGATTATCAGAATATCGTCAACCTTGACGCTTTCAGAAGGGACTTCCAGTTCAATGCTTATTTCGTCGGTGCCCCGTTTGACCAGCGTCGAAACCGGCGCCAGATTGAGAAGTTTAGTGGTGGCCTTGCGGCTCTGGCGCAGAGCGAATCGCTCCAGGGTCTCGCCGATGAGCATAATCAGGATGACCATGGCGGCTTCTTTATAGGCGCCGACAATAACCGCGGCAATAGAGGCGATAGAGACCAGGGTAAACACGGTCAGGTCCCGGACCAGCAGCGCCTGGATAGCGCCTTTTAATATGGTGTAACCGCCGATGATGATAACGCCTAATGACAACAAATTGGATAGGGTCAATTCCCAAGCCAGCGGATGAGGCGCCAGATGCAGTAGGTCGACCAGATTGGCGGCAATGACCAGAACCGCGCAGAGCGCCATCTGGGCAAAGAATATCCGTTCCGCCCAATAAGCCCGGGTCTTTTCCCAGACGGTTTCCCGGACAATATATCCGGGTCGGGTAATGGCTTTTTTGATGTGCTCAATATCGGTCCGATACGGGTCGTAACGCACCGCCACCTTCTCGCCGATGAAGTTAACGCTGGCCTCCATCACGCCGTTGACGCAGAGCAGTGATTTTTCTATATTCAGGGCGCAGGCCGGACAGTGCATTCCGGCAATTGGAATAGTCACCCGGCTGCTGTTTATATCTTTGCGTGCCGGCGGGGTATCTTTTTTCGGCTGATGGTCACAACAAGCAATGGACATATATAATAATGTATCTTACCTCAAAGGTTAAGTCAACCATTATTTCAGATAGCTGACCTCAGCGCCTGACTTGATTATCCGGTGGGCAATAATTTCGGTAATGATAATTATGTCTTCCAAAGGCAGGTAATGGGTAATGCCGGTGTCGTAGAGCACCTTAAGAGTCTCGATTGCCGGCTCTGGTGAGTTATCCGATTCCCAGAGCACAAAAGACAGTGGCACATTGGGCAGGACCAGTGACTTAAACCGATATTGCCGCCCTTCCCGGGTCAGGTTAAATCCGATACTCTGCACAGCCTTGATGAATCCGGCCGGCGCTGCGGCAAATCTCCTGACAATCAGGTCGATACTGCGCGCCTTGTAGGTGGGATAATAGAATGCCGCGCCCGGGATATGTTCCAGGGTGGCCTCCTCCCGGGTGAGCGGTGAGCCGTCGGCCGTAACCAGATAATGCAGGAGCAGGATCTTCTCGCTGATTTTTGGCTCCCGGCCGGAAGAAGTAACTATGTTTTTGCCCCGGTCTTTTCCGCCAGAGGCGGATCCGCTTTCGGCGGAAATTATAAAGGTCTCGCCCAGCAGTTCAATAGATAATATGCCGTCAGCCAGCCTGGCGCTGCTGTTAAAGGCCACGTCAGCCAAATCCAGCTGGGCCAGCTTTTCGCAGGCCAGTTTGTATGACGTTTCGTAGGGATTCTGCATAATATTCAGTAAGCGGATTTAGCAGATTCTGCCGATTTAGCAGATTTATTCCGTCATTCTGCTTAATCAGTTTTATCTGCTTAATCTGTTTACACAACGGCTGTACAAATTATAATTAATCATTATGAAATATTCCATCGCCTTTGAAGACGATTACCTGCTGGTCGTGGACAAATCATCCGGGCTGCTGGTCATCCCCACGCCCAAGGGTGAAACGAACACCCTAACCGACCTGTTAAATAACTATCTGGCGTCCAAATACCCGGGGCAGAATATCAAGGCCCATCCCTGCCACCGCCTGGACCGGGAAACCTCAGGCCTGATATTATACGCCAAAGGCAAGGCAATGCAACAAAAAGTGATGGACCAGTTCCACCAGAAACAGGTGGGCAAGAAATATCTGGCCTTTGTCCAGGGCCGCCCCAAGAAACAAACCGGATTCATCAATTACAGGCTGGAAGGCAACGAGGCCGGCACCAAATATCAGGTGGTAAAATATTACCCGGCCGGATATTCACTGCTGGAAGTGGAGCCGGTTACCGGCCGAACCAACCAAATTCGCCTGCATTTCAAGATGATCGGCCATCCGGTGGTGGGCGAGCGCAAGTTTGCCTTTGCCAAGGATTATCCGGTCAAGGCCAAGCGGCTGATGCTCCACTCATCCTTTATTTCCCTGGTTCATCCGAACACCAATGAACCGGTGAGTTTTAGTAGCAATCTGCCGGCCGATATGCTATCATTCAACGCATGATTATTCAGAGATACGTTATCCGGGAATGGCTGATAAATCTCATGATAGTTACCACGGTCCTGCTGGCTGTGATTCTGCTGATAGTCCCGTTCTTCCAGTTCCAGAAGTATACGGCTCTGGATGAGGAATTCGTCTTCAAGGTCCTGCCGTATTTTGTGCCTATTTCGCTGGTCTATATCATTCCGCTGGCCGTATTGCTGGCCAGTTTATTCGTCTTCGGCCGGCTGGCCGAGGACAATGAATTGCTGGCCATGAAATCATCCGGCATTTCGCTGGGCCGGATAACCCGGCCAATATTATACCTGACCGTTATCCTATCCATCGGGGTAATCCTGATAAACACCCGGCTCATCCCCTACTGCCATTCCCAGACCAGGCAGTTGACTATTTCGGTGTTTGAGAAACGGCTGTTCTCCGGTTCCCGCGGGGCGGACGAGATAAAACTGCCGGACGGCAAGATTACCTATGCGAACTATGATAACGGGATTTTCGAGTCGGTCCGCCTGCTCAAGTTCGGCCAGAAAAAAGAGGATTTGACCGAGGAGCTCTCGGCCCAAAAAGGCAAGTTCAAAATTGACGAAGACAAGGCCGAACTCGCGCTGGACCTAGACAAAGTCTATATCACCCGCTGGGAAAAAGGCGCCGCGACAGGCAAAGAACGAACCATACCGCATCTGGTGCCGGCCGACCGGATGATTTACAAGATGGACGTCTCCACCCTGTTTGCCCCGTCCCGCCGAAACCTGGCCAGTTTAACCGACAGCGAGCTGGATGAAATGCTCATCCAGTATAAAGACAATCCCACCAAAACCCGGCAGGTCCTGTTCAGCAAATACCAGCGCTATGCCAGCGGCCTGACGCCGCTGATCTTCGCCCTGATCGGCATTCCCATCGGCGTGTTAATCCGCAAGGGCTCCAAAGTAGCCGGCATCGGCATCAGCATGCTGGTCGTCTTTGTCGGCTATTATCCGCTGACCATGTTTTCCAACCTGCTGGGCGTGAAAAAAACCGTTATTCCGGTCATAGCCTCGGTCTGGCTGGGCAATATTATTATCGGACTGGCCGCCCTGGCTTTGGTTTACTACATAATCAAGAATGATAAATAAACTGCTGCTGTCCGGGCCTTATTCATACATCCGGAAACTGGATTATTATGTCCTGAAAGCTTTCCTGTTCGCGCTGACCATCTCCATCCTGGCCCTGCTGGGCTTATATATCGTGATTCACTTTTTCACCAATATCAGCGACTTCATCGAGATTACCCAACAGGAGGTTTTTATCTTCATTCCCAGGTATTATCTCATCCGGCTGCCGATAATCCTGTATAAACTCATCCCGATAATGATGCTCATTGCGGTGATGATCGCCGTTTCCCGCCTGATGAAAACCCGGGAACTGATCGCCATGCTCTCGGCCGGCATCGGCATCCACCGTATCGTCCTGCCCATCTTTATCGCCGTGTTGTTTATCATCGGCATAATGTATTTTGTCAACGAGGTGGTCACGCCGTATCTGGGCAAGTACCTGACCATCACGGAAAAGATTCTCAAGTCCGAAGGCTCGGACCGGTTCCTCATCCGCCAGGCCCGCTCGGCCGCCTCATCAGAAGGGCCGGCATCAACCTACCAGTTTACCATAAAGAAATACGACTATGTAAAACAAACGATGCATTCCATCTGGGTGAATCAGTATGACCCGGAGAGCAACCTGATGGCCCAGATTATCGCGGAACGGGCCGAGTGGACGGAAAAGAAGCTCCCGGGCTGGATGTTTTACCACGGGACGTTTTATTCGTATGACAATACCGGGCGCCGCAAGTCGCTGCCCCGGTCCTTTCAGGGCGAGGGCTTCCTGCTTTCCTGCGACCTGACTCCGCGCTCCATAGAAAAGGTCGAGGAGACCTCGGCCTATATGAACTCTCGCCAGCTGGGCAATCTCATTACCCTGCAGCCCAACAACCGCGCCCTGCAGGTCCAGTATTACTCCAAGCTGACCGATCCGCTGATTGTCCTGATACTGATATTCCTGGGCCTGCCGTTTGCCCTGGCCCGGAAAAACCAGAATTTCTTTACCGGCATCGGCATCTGCCTGATGGCCAGCCTGGGATTCTTCATGGTGAAATTCCTGTTCGAGGGATTCGGCAACAAGGGCATCATGCCGCCCCTGTTGGCCGTAACATTACCCTTGATAATATTCGCCGCGCTTGGTATAATATTAGCCAGAAGGATTCGTACTTAGCAAAGCGTGACACGAAGCACCCCGATAGGGGAGCGCACGTAAACTTAAATGAATAACAGCGAACACCGCAGTGACCGTCCGCCCTCTGGACGGGACCTCGCCTCGGCGGGCGATAGCGACCAATTCAGCCGCCATATCCGGCTGCCCTATTTCGGCGTCGAGGGGCAGAAGAAAATCAGCCAGGCAAAAGTGTTTGTGGTCGGCGCCGGCGGACTGGGCTCGCCGGTGGCCACTTACCTGGCCGCGGCCGGGGTCGGCACGCTCGGGCTGATTGATAACGATACAGTGGAAATCTCCAACCTGCCCAGACAGATATTGCATCATCCGGGCACGGTCAGCGAACTCAAGACCGCCTCGGCCGAAAAACGCCTGGCCCAGGTCAATCCGAATATCAAACTCAATATCTACTCCGAACGGCTCAAGGCCGATAATATCGCCGGCCTAATCAAGGACTACGATGTGGTGGTGGACGGCAGCGATAATTTCGCCACCAAATTCCTGCTCAACGATGCCTGCGTGATGCAAAGTATCCCGCTGATTCACGCCGGCGTCCTGCGCTACGGCGGACAAGTAATAACCATCTTACCCCATAAAAGCGCCTGTTACCGATGCATCTTTCCGGAACCGCCGCCGGCCA
The genomic region above belongs to Planctomycetota bacterium and contains:
- a CDS encoding cation-translocating P-type ATPase; translated protein: MSIACCDHQPKKDTPPARKDINSSRVTIPIAGMHCPACALNIEKSLLCVNGVMEASVNFIGEKVAVRYDPYRTDIEHIKKAITRPGYIVRETVWEKTRAYWAERIFFAQMALCAVLVIAANLVDLLHLAPHPLAWELTLSNLLSLGVIIIGGYTILKGAIQALLVRDLTVFTLVSIASIAAVIVGAYKEAAMVILIMLIGETLERFALRQSRKATTKLLNLAPVSTLVKRGTDEISIELEVPSESVKVDDILIIKPGARIPVDGVIVKGQGTLNESMLTGESLPVEKSAKDNGGSASGGKQSDTVYSGTINEGNAFEMKATKTGDDTKFALIKRLILEAESQKAPIQRVADRYAKYFIPLVLAISVIVFVLTLNIYTAITLLIVACPCALVLATPTAVITGLANASRKGILIKGGQYLEALGGLNALLIDKTGTLTTGKLAVTDIVPVGNNTESDVLSLAGLAERSSEHPIARAVLNKAAEFKIPVPEPETCEIFKGSGIKATCRDKIIIVGNSRLISEEKINITPAVNETIARLEGQGKTTLVVVRDKNIVGIIGVTDTLKSQAPEAIQKLKQAGIKKIAIITGDNLRVASAVAQQVGAPEFYAGMLPEDKVNKLKELKAQGFKVGMVGDGVNDAPALAAADVGLAMGAFGSDVAIEAADVSLMSDDLSKIPQAIALSRRVLGVIRQNFSFSILYNIVMMVVVTWFVQHQHNMIWGAVAHQLSSLLVIANSLRLLR
- a CDS encoding DUF3786 domain-containing protein yields the protein MQNPYETSYKLACEKLAQLDLADVAFNSSARLADGILSIELLGETFIISAESGSASGGKDRGKNIVTSSGREPKISEKILLLHYLVTADGSPLTREEATLEHIPGAAFYYPTYKARSIDLIVRRFAAAPAGFIKAVQSIGFNLTREGRQYRFKSLVLPNVPLSFVLWESDNSPEPAIETLKVLYDTGITHYLPLEDIIIITEIIAHRIIKSGAEVSYLK
- a CDS encoding RluA family pseudouridine synthase, translated to MKYSIAFEDDYLLVVDKSSGLLVIPTPKGETNTLTDLLNNYLASKYPGQNIKAHPCHRLDRETSGLILYAKGKAMQQKVMDQFHQKQVGKKYLAFVQGRPKKQTGFINYRLEGNEAGTKYQVVKYYPAGYSLLEVEPVTGRTNQIRLHFKMIGHPVVGERKFAFAKDYPVKAKRLMLHSSFISLVHPNTNEPVSFSSNLPADMLSFNA
- a CDS encoding LptF/LptG family permease, whose protein sequence is MIIQRYVIREWLINLMIVTTVLLAVILLIVPFFQFQKYTALDEEFVFKVLPYFVPISLVYIIPLAVLLASLFVFGRLAEDNELLAMKSSGISLGRITRPILYLTVILSIGVILINTRLIPYCHSQTRQLTISVFEKRLFSGSRGADEIKLPDGKITYANYDNGIFESVRLLKFGQKKEDLTEELSAQKGKFKIDEDKAELALDLDKVYITRWEKGAATGKERTIPHLVPADRMIYKMDVSTLFAPSRRNLASLTDSELDEMLIQYKDNPTKTRQVLFSKYQRYASGLTPLIFALIGIPIGVLIRKGSKVAGIGISMLVVFVGYYPLTMFSNLLGVKKTVIPVIASVWLGNIIIGLAALALVYYIIKNDK
- a CDS encoding LptF/LptG family permease codes for the protein MINKLLLSGPYSYIRKLDYYVLKAFLFALTISILALLGLYIVIHFFTNISDFIEITQQEVFIFIPRYYLIRLPIILYKLIPIMMLIAVMIAVSRLMKTRELIAMLSAGIGIHRIVLPIFIAVLFIIGIMYFVNEVVTPYLGKYLTITEKILKSEGSDRFLIRQARSAASSEGPASTYQFTIKKYDYVKQTMHSIWVNQYDPESNLMAQIIAERAEWTEKKLPGWMFYHGTFYSYDNTGRRKSLPRSFQGEGFLLSCDLTPRSIEKVEETSAYMNSRQLGNLITLQPNNRALQVQYYSKLTDPLIVLILIFLGLPFALARKNQNFFTGIGICLMASLGFFMVKFLFEGFGNKGIMPPLLAVTLPLIIFAALGIILARRIRT
- a CDS encoding HesA/MoeB/ThiF family protein, which produces MNNSEHRSDRPPSGRDLASAGDSDQFSRHIRLPYFGVEGQKKISQAKVFVVGAGGLGSPVATYLAAAGVGTLGLIDNDTVEISNLPRQILHHPGTVSELKTASAEKRLAQVNPNIKLNIYSERLKADNIAGLIKDYDVVVDGSDNFATKFLLNDACVMQSIPLIHAGVLRYGGQVITILPHKSACYRCIFPEPPPANSVPTCQEAGILNTVAGIIGLIQATDAIKLIIKAGQPLTNKLLVFDALDMSFRTIEIQRSRNCPVCSKNPSIKTLNDCDSTSLECR